In the Endozoicomonas sp. SCSIO W0465 genome, ACCGCAATAGAACTGATCCTGACTTCTCTGAAGGTAGCAGGGTGGTTCTGAAGGAATTAATAACAGGGGTAGCCCTGTGCCGGCATCCACCAACTCGGGGCGTTGCAAGCCCTGTTCATCAAGCTGCCAGCGAATCTCTCCGTTTACCGGCGATTGCCGGGCAACCGGCAGTTTTAACTCCCGCCCCACCACACAACGCCCTGTTGCCAGGATTATGTCCAGCAACTCATGCCCTTCTTCTCCGCCCAGAGTGATTATCCCCTGATACACATCAATCCGTTTATTGATGTAGGCCAGCTTAAGAATACGGCGGTCATTCTCGGTCATACTGGCGGGCCAGCTGCCATTATGGAGGCAGTTGTATGCGCCGTGATAAGGGGTGGGTTTACCAAATCCACCTTTCTTCAAATGGCGAGAGAAACAAATCTGGACGATCATTCCACCGTGGTATGATTTTTCTTCCAGAACGTACAGCGTGAGGTTTACATTATTGGCTTGCTCTGAGGTTTGCTGGGCCTCTCTTTCCCGGTTTTTTACCGCAATGTCCAATCGCCTGAGCCAATTATTTCGCTGTTCTTCAAGCTGTTTCGCCTGTTGCCGGGCGGCATTCCCCGGAGTTTCCGGTGCCATTTCCCCCAGAAATTCCTCAACCATGGCTTCCACCGCATCTGAAGTCAGGTGGTTACCAAACTGTTCCTCAAACAGTTTTTTCAGGGCATTAATATCAGCTGTCGTGACCTGGGATGAACGGGGATTACTGTCGTATCCCATCATCTGATTAAGGCGCCTGGTTCCATACTTTTTCTCCCCCGTCAACAGCAGCGCAACGGCATGTTTACAGTTATGGCCTACCGGACAGGAACAGAACCCCTCAATCACGTCCTCTTCCGGATCATCCGTGTGCTCATAGAAAAACACCTCGGTTTCATAAGTGTTACGCCCGCTGCCTCTCACCACCCCCTGCAACCTATCCTGATCTTCATCAAGCTCAAGACGACTGACTTTATTTTTCTTAACATAGTCACGCCCCCTTTTCAGCGTAGTGGCTGTGAAAATATGGCTGAGATTGATATGGAGTTGAGTCATTGTATTGGCGGGCAGAATTCAGTGATTTGTGGGAATTATGAACGACAAGCGTATCCATTTAAATGGGGGCCCCACTTGAGACAGAAGAACTGACCATAGGTTCAAAACGAAACGGCCCCGAGAAAGTGTATTCCCTCCACACTGCAGTGTATTTGTTGTGTATCTGTCGGCGGCGGGCAGTAATCGTTCTTTGCGTTGAGCGTGTACGGTTCTTGTGACCTCTGGCTTGTAATGTGGACTGTAAAAAGGGAGCTATACTGCTTCACTTTTGGGTTGATTCATCATTGCGTTTTTTGACGAACGAAGTGATGAAAGGGTTCAGGTGTCATCATGGCGAAGCTACCCGCTGGTCAGAAGCGTCGGCAAAAAGAGTTGAAGCGGAGGAAGAAAAAAAAGCATCAGGAAAAAAAGCAGCAGGTCCCCACATCCATGACCTTCATGGACTTACCACCCGCCCTGCCCATACTCTCTGAAAGGCTGGTTGAATTTGCCGGTCGTCTGCTGGATGAATCGCAGACAGGCCGCAATTATATTGAAAACGTCATCACCATGGTCGTTGGCTGCTGGAACATGGGAGCGGTGACCGCAGAGATGGCCCAGGTTATGCGAAGAGCGTTTTCCGAATCCTTCAGTGAGGCATTGCCCGAGGTGTTCCAGGCTATGGAACTTCACTTCGACAGTCTGATCACCGCACGACGTTACCTCTATGCCGATGACCCCCGCTATATAATCAGTCATACCGTGAACTGGACGGGTACCAATGATTATTACCTCCGAATTAAGTGCATAAACCTGCCCGACGAAGAACGGTTCTCAGGCAGAGTGGAAGGCGCAGAAGCCAGGTTGCTCTCGGAAGCGCGAGAAAAAATGAAAGGGTTCCGGGCTCCACCACTGACCGGGGAAGAAACCCGGCTGAAACAGCTGATTGACCGGGGGTTTGACCTGCTGAACGACAACACAACCCAAACCGGTAAGGATGCCCCAGAGGTGGCAGCCTGTGAAACCTGGCTGGAGGCCTGGGATATCATCAAGAAACGCTACCAGAACAAACCATCGCTGGACACCATTGGCTCCAGAATCGAACCAACCCTGGTGTCGTGGTATTCCGAGATGGATATGCATCTGTTAAATGCCGCACTGGCTAAACCGGCTTTGGTAGAAAAAGGCATTACCTTCTTCCGTGAGTTTCTGGCGCTTTTCCCGGAATCCCATGAGGGGACCACCAAGGCATACCGCGAGGCCATGGCGATGCTGCAATTCCGGAACCGGGCATATGACGATGGCGATGCCACCTTTAACGCCCTGGTGAAGGATTACCCAGACTCAGCCTGGAGTTACATTCACTGGGGCGATGCCTATAATCCAACCTTTCCCCGCGCCGCTTTCGGTGATGCGCCTGTGGATAGTGAACGCGCCAGAAACCTCTACCAGATCCCGATCGATCAGGACCTTGAAGACGCTGAACACGCCCAAAAAACGGATTGATGCACTGCTGGCAATTGAGCGCAACGAAAACGACGTAGAATCAGCTGAAATCTTACATCCCAGCAATAGTGAGCACACACCCACCAAAACAGTAATCATCATAACTGGAACGATGCGGCGGGTTGTTGGGCATGATCACCACGACACTTCGTAAAATGCATCCGTCCCCAGCAAGGGGATGTATTGGTGAGCCTGTGGTGCGACTGGAACGGGGATAGCGGCTTAAAAACCGCTATCTAGGGAAGGCCGTGTTGAATCAGGAAACCTGTTAGGTGACTAACAGGAATCCCCGTCGTTCACGGCGGGGAGGAAGTCAATGAAAATTACAACCTGGCAACCCTATTTACTGACGAGGCTTATAACATAACCTTATAGCATCACCAGCCCCTGGCCATCTGACCAATAACGTTAATCATCAACTAATTCCGTGGGTAACTCAGTGAACAACCCGTGGGAGAGTCTGGTAAACATTGGGAAGCTGGTATTAAAAGGAAGGCGGTTGTTTTTTAACCAGCGGTGAATAACTGATAAAAAGAAAACCCCGCATCAGCGAGGCCCGTAGAGAACGAACAGTGTCGTAGGGGTTTCCTGTGCGTCCTGGCTGTTTTTTAAGGCTTCCATCGGTTCACGTCACTGTGACACCTGAACACCTCATCCCTGATGCCGTGTTTTATTCAACTCAAGGTTCTCGCCGGTTGAATAAGTCTATTATTTTACCGGCAGTGGCGTATCATCCTATCAGCCTGAATACGGGATAAATTGCACACCCCCCGTATTAAACAATAAAAAACCTCGCCCGCGGCAAGGCTGCAATGGCTGATTCATCAGCAGTCAGCGGTTTTTATTATTACTCGACTTTAGAGTCTGTATAAAACGATAATTCGGTCAGCTTTTTATAGTGAAGCAAGCCGAAATCAGTGAACTGTTTTTCCAAGTTCGTTATTACTTCCGTTTTTTGCCTAAAAGCCTTTAGTTATGCTGCTTCTGAATTATCCGGTATTAACTGGTCGATCAGATCGCGAAAATTGAACTCATATTTTTGCTTATATCTGTTCCAGCCCTTGCGAATAGAGAACCTCGGAATAATTCCTGAAAGAGCAATTTTCATCATGCCTGCAGTGGTTGTATCCGGGCTTCTCCAGGGTATCCGAGAAATATTCAGACATGCCTGATTTTTACAAACGGTTAATAACTGCAATAATGCATAGCCTGCCATTTTCAAATGCATCCATCGAAGCAGTGTTCGCAATTTCTGCTGCCATAAATGGCAACAGCCAAAAGCATGTTTGAGTTGGTGAAACATTGGCTCTACCGGCCATCTCCGGGAATAGGCACGAAGCACCTCCAGTCCCTCAAGTTCCGGATTGGTCGAGATGAATATTCTGCTTTCGGTCAGACCTTTGTCATTTTCAAAGCGACTCCAGACGACGCGTACTTCACGACCTTTAAGGAATCTGGCGCGACAGATCAGGGTACGATAACGTATTTTGCGAAATTTGCCGTACATCCATACTGTTGCTTTTTCTTCCGGCAGTTTCTTAACCTGTTCTGTCGTCATCTTGATGCCGTACTTTTTTGGGCGCCCTCGCTTCTTTACGGTGGGTGCTGGCGGCAAAGCATAGAGGGCCCGATTTGAAGGTATCTGACCAACAACTTCTATGTTCATTTCCAGAGCTGGCTTTATCAGTGTCCAGTTCATATACCAGCAATCGGTTAGCAGGCGTAGCACTCGATCCTTCACTTCATTGCGTACCACCCTGAGCATGGCCACGGCAATTTTCAGTTTGCTGGTGTTACCTGAAGCTGGTGTCGGAAATGAGATCACCGGTATGGCGGTAAATACTTCATCTGCAGCCCGCTCAAATATGATGGCCAGGGAAACCCAACACTGCCCCCAGATGTACGTCGGCCGATTGCGTTTCTTGCTGTGTTGATGATGTGTACGACAAGCAGGGGCTTTGTCGGAAAACCGTTCGATTACCCAGTCATCAAGCCCCAGGACCACAGGTTGATTCTCAGGAGCTTTGGAGCAGACCAGACGGATCAAGTGGCGTGCCAAGTTCTTCCATTGCCACTTGCCCTGAGATAGCCAGTGGTGGTAGCTGCTCCACACACAATGAAAATCAATTGTTAACAACGCCTGTGTAACAAAGCCGTCGGCTGAAAGCATGCAACCGAACAGCAGTTCGCAGAACGTTGGTACTGCAGTTGATGATAGCGCTCCAGCAAGAAAGGTTGTATATGAAGCGAGCTCCCTGAGGATTACTTGATGATCTGAAGTGAGCATGGCAACCATCTCGAATTTCGTCATTGGGGATGGTTGCTTTTAGCAGATTATGCGCCGGAACTATTGTGCTCTTAAAACTCTAAAGTCGAGTATTATAGGACTTACGCATTGATGACACCGATAAATTTTGGTAGGAGGTGATCCTTCCCCTTTGCAAAACTCTCAATGAAAGCGCCTATTGTCTCTTTAAACAGCCCCCGTTGGTGCTGATAAATATTCGTAAACTCCTGCTCTATCTGCATTTTCTGGAGATAAACAAAAGCTAAAATTGCAGCAAATATATGGTTTCTGACGGGTCGTTCGCTGCGAACCTGAAAGTGCTCAATATGGCAAACCTGCTTGATCGCCCTGTGAAACTGTTCGATCTGCCAGTGCTGGTCATGGATCTGCTTGTATCATGCGTTCAAAAGGGACTTCCTCTGGCAAGTAAACCACGTAGTGGCGACGCTGGTCTTTTAGCATCGTCCTGAACAACCGGATCTTACCGAAGTCTTTGAGCCATACATCCAGACCATTGTCGGGGATGTCGAGGTGTTGAACCTGCTGCCATTTACCTTTTTCCAGTGATACTGTCCTGTTTTTCTCAACGGCAAACATAAACCCAGTCTGATGGTTTTTAATCGTCTTCAGGTTAGTCGTGCAGCTGTACCAGGAGTCACCGGTAACGAACGCTGGCTTCAGCCCCCATACCAGCACTTCAATCAACATTTCACGGAAGTAGTCGTTTTTTGTCTTGTCTTCCGATTTGTCGTATATCCTGTAATTCACCGGCATATGGCGCCCGGATACGTCGGTGTAATAAAGGGTGATGAGGTTAACTCCCTTAACCACTCGGTGATGTTTACCCGACCAAAAGTGGCCAACCAGTGCCACGGAGTAGCTATAAGGTTTGTCGAGCACGCTGTCATCAACGCTCAGGGTGCCGCCAATAGGGTTTAAACTTTTGACTGCTTCATCGTACATATCTTTGGGCTGATAGTTTTCACGCTTAAGAAAGCGGTTTGCGCTATCGTGAGAAAAGTCGGTAACCTCGGCCAGTCTTGTGCATGTTGATGATTTTGGCTCACTAATCAAAAAGCCAATGTATTTTGCAAGAGTGCATCGTGCAGTGGTCGGTCGAGTGGTAGTTCTCACTTTCATCCCTGAAGACATCTGTTTTTTGGCATTATCAAATTTTAGAGCCTGTTGTCAATGCGTAAGTCCTATATTATTATTGAGGTGGTATTTATTCTTAGGCAGAGAGTGGGTATTTGGTGTTCTTATTACCAGCCCCCGAAACCATCGCTATCAACTTCGGCAAGCACTCACTGCGCAAATACAGACTACGTATTTACCGAAAGAAAAGAATTGATGTACGTCAACAAACCCCGGTTGACCATGAGAATGAACTGAATGTTATTTGAAGCCAAAACAGCGGAAGCCATCGCGTCTTTTACCCTGTCGGATCACCAGCAGGTTTTCCTGCGGGATGTTGATGTTTTTCTGGATTACCTGGTGAAAAATCCGGTTCCTGTCTCGAAAAACAAGAACCAGCCCCCGGTGAAATGGGCTGAGCCACTGAACCGTCTACTCTCCAGCCCTGATGTACTGACCTTGAAACGCCCCTTGACCGCCAGTTATGCGCGGATCATGGGGTTATTACTACTGGGACGCAGTTCAGGGCTGGCCAGCCTACGGCCAGACAGCAGGGGCAACACCATACTTCATGTCCACGATTCGATTTACCAGCAGTGGCAGGTCATGACGGATATTGAACGGTATTTTACTCTGCTGGAAGCGTGGATTAATCGTGGCTATGCCACGAATGTCGGAGAAAGAATCAGTGCGATTGATAACCGCTTTCTGTCCGGGTTTATGATGATGTTGGGTGATAATGACCTTTGGCAAGGCAGGCCAGCGCATGATCCCGGTTTCTATTTGCGCCGGGGTAAGGCTTTCAATCTGTCCATTCTCAAAATGACGGGGCTTGCGGATTTTCAATTTGAAGACAGCAATAGAAAAATCAATTATCTGAAATTGACGCCCTGGGGACAGCTGTTTTTAACCGCTTGTCGTCAAGGGTTTAAAGACTCACTGATATGCGGGAACTATGAAGACGACGATGAACAAATTAACCTTCTACCGGCAATAAAAACCATTCGGTCAGATGTGAACAACACCCTGGAAAAAACCGCACCAGTGATTGCGGCCAGTTATATCCTGTCCGTTGCCTTGGGCAGTAAATGCACCCGTACACTGAAAGTGTCAGCGGATCACCTGCTTGAAGAACTGGCAGAAGCCATACTCGAAGCTTTTGACTTTGATAATGACCACCTTTACCACTTCCAATATCTGACATCATTTGGTGCAGACCGGAGCATTGGTCATCCCGCGATGGATTTTTGTGACGGGAGCGTTACTGAAACCCGGCTGCACCAACTTCAACCATTTCCCGGAATGAAAATCACCTTCGTCTTTGATTACGGTGTTAACTGGGAGTTTGAGATCGTGGTCATGCACGGCAGTGAGGAAAGTACGTCTGATATCCAGGTGATCGAGCGAAAAGGCAAAGCACCTGAGCCGTATTGATCTCTGAAAGTTATAGGTCAGTATCCGGATTATGAGGACATATACTGAAGTGCGATTTTTCCCAGCCGTACGCCGTGTTGCGGCTGGTATAGTTTTGCAAAATAACTGATTATTATTTAACCACCCATTATCACCCCGCCTGTCTGAAAGGCTGCCTTTATCCCCTAACTGTTTATCAACAATCTTTTCCACACAAATTCCGGATAACTGAAACAGGGGATAATAATTGTGCAGGTATGTAGTGCAACGGGTTATCACGAACTACTGACAACATAAACACATGTTGCCAACAACTTATCCACTGAAAACCGAAACGGGAACTCATTCCTGGTTGCATCCAAAGTGGATACCTGAACCATATCAGTGAACATAACCAGCTTTGACCATGCCGCCATCAGCAGGAAGCGGGTGTAAATGGATGCTCTTGATAATGGGCAGAGCATCCAGGCTAATAAAGGGTATGGAAGTATAAGAGGAGGCAATGACTTCAGAGGTTTCTGATAGGAAAACTCATCCCTGAGCTCAGTCATTGTTACTGCACTTTAATTTCAAGAAGCCTTGGTTTTGCCTTCTCTTGTTTAGGAAGCACCAATTCCAAAGTACCATTGTTGTATACTGCTTCAACTTTTTCTCCATCTACTGAATTTGGCAAAGTAAAACTTCTGACGAAAGAGCCGTAAGAGCATTCAATTCGATGATGCTTTTTATCTTCGTATTGATATTTCTTTTCACCTTTAATAGACAGAACGTTGTTTTCAACGGTAACTTTTACATCGTCCCTATCAACCCCTGGTATTTCCAACTTCACATTAAAAGATTCTGGATTTTCCACAATATCTGCTGAAGGCATCCAGTCTCCTACTTCCATAGATTGTTCAGAAGCATTGGGGAGTGATTTTCTTGATGATCTTCCATACTTGTCCAGCAGATTTTCCATTTCAACAAATGGATCCCAAAGAGTTAGGCTCATGACTTTTCTCCTTTTAATTAACGTAAGTTTTGATGGTTCAAAGACAAGCAGCGCTTATCCATGAGCTTATATCGGGGTTATCTTAAAAAATCCAAACGTCAATATAAGAATAAAAAATTATAAAAAACTGTTTGAAAATAAATTAAAAGGCGGGACTTCTGGCGTACCCACCTTATTAAGGGTATCGGGTTTCCATACGGGAACCCGAGAATCCTATCGTCTCATATCCAGCTCCCAGTAATCCATGATCCGCACCCGGCCGATGGTCTGCATATCCGGCTGTCGGGTGCTGGTTTGATCCAGCCCTTTATAACTGATCATAAAACTGCACAACTGCTTTTTACCATTCTCTTCTCGCTGGGCCAGAAACAGTCCCGGGCCTGGTCGTAACTCCCGTTCTACCACCAACAGGGTAAAGCCGGTAAAGCACTCGATGGTTTCCGGCACATAGTAATATTCATAGAGCTTCTTATCCCGGGGCTTGTGCTGCTCGCTGGTAAACACATCCGGCACACGGGCCGTCACTTCGTACCAGTCACCTTCCGGAGGAACGACGGTAACATGGGTCAGCATGACGGCATTCAGAGGCCGGGGTCTGGTTGGCTCGGGTTCCGGGTCATACGGGTCACCGATGCCGGTACCCAACCAGTGCGCAGAGACACCCGTAGCATCCGCCAGACGCTCGACGTATTTATGGGGATTATCAATTTTACCACTGGCCAAACGATACATGTAGCTGCGCTCAATGCCTGTCTCACGGGACAGGCCACTCGGGGTTTCTATGCCCTTAAGCTTCATGGCGGTGGCCAGGCGGTCGGCAAACGTATTACTCATTATGACTTTCCTCTGCCGGTAACAGGCTGGCACCCGATGGTGTTGACCGGGCATCAATACTGATCAGGCTGTAGGTCTTTTTCTTTTCCTGGGTGGCACTGTTAAAGACCGTTTTCTCATTGGTAAGAAGAGTCACGGTGTCACCCATTCGGAATGGCCGGACGGCTTCGTACATTTTTTTGCTGAAACGGATTTTGATCAGCTCCCCCGCTTCATTTCGGATATCCAACTTACCTGCTCTGCTGATCAGCTCGACAATACCGTCTACTTTTACCTCAACCGGCTCGGTACTGCTGAAACCATCCAGCAGAGTTTCCAGCATCTGAATCTTATCCCGTCGGCCATGCCAGGCATATTTCTGTTCATTGCCACCGGTCCAGCGGATATCAATTTCAATATGCTTTTGTCGCAGGACTTTTAAAAATTTCGCCAGCGAATGTGAACTTCTCAGGCCCAGGTTATCCACCTGTTCACTGAGGCCCTGGTTCATATCCTGATTGAGCAGATCAAACAGGCCAGACAGACTGTTTTCCAACAGGCTTACACCAAACAGATCAGGCGATGTGTCTCCGGTAATATAGAGGCGGGAGGAACCATGGCCGATCTCTGCAAACCGCAGGTTGATTGGCTGGGTTATCTCATTCGGAATCGCTCCGGCCATATCCTGACCGTGCTGGAATTTTGCCGCCGCCGCGAACACCAGCCCGGAAAAGTGTTTGGCCAGATTCGCCAACAGATCCAGGGGAACAGAACCGTTGTTTACATCAGCCCCTACCAGCCGAAGCTCGATGACTTCCTTTTCGCGCTTCCCTTTTTCGGTGCTCAGCTTGTGGTGGAGGTCATCAATATGCTGCTCTAAAGAGTGGATGCTCAGGGATAGGGCAAAATTATCACCATCTGCTGCGAGCTGTTTTTTCTTGCTGTCCAGCAGTGCTTCGGTTTTTTTGATCCGTTTTTCTAAATAGGCAATGTTCATAGTGCTTCCCCAATTCTAATTTTAGGGATTCCTTTGGGTCTGTCGTTTCTGTCTAAACCATAAAGCTCCTGCCAAAGGGTGTGGTCTTCCTGAAGATCGGTGACAAAAATAACATCGCATTCGTAACGGAGTCTGATCGCCTCATTGCTCTCAAAGACATTGAATAACTGTTGCTGTTGTCTGGCAGGGAGTCTATTAACCCCATACACATCCGCCACCACCAGCAGATCAATATCCCCCGGGTTTTCCTTATGGGTTGAAAATGAACCGTCAATCCAGATCTCCATGGCAACCGGGAAATCTATCAGACTTTCCAGAAACGCGTTAAATCGGTGTAGCAGGTGTGCTCTTCTCGACGAGTTTTTAAATGGCGCCACAAAAATTTCAGGCATGTCCGAGAGGGTGATGCTGTGCATGCCAGGCGCAAATAGGGGTGGGTAATCCATAGTATATTTTGTGTTTTGGAAATGTTTTTTTTGATTTTTAGTGAGTAGTGTTTTTGATTTTCAGACCGTTCTTATCGTAAACGTGTAATGTTGGGCATAGTGAGAAAGGTAATGAGCCAAGACTTAAATTTTACTTATATGCACAAAGAATGACCAAGCATTTCAAACCATACACAAACATAGAGTTTTTTAAATGCCACGTTGATTTTTTTCTGTAAAATTGGCCAGCCATGGCCTGACCTCATCATTTATAATTTGGTAAAGCTCAATCATATCGTCTTTTTCAAGATACCCGCCATTAACATTGTGAGTGTAGAATTTTATAAATGATTCAATATAGATTTCTATGTCTTTCCTCGACTTTAGAGTTTTAAGAGCACAATAGTTCCGGCGCATAATCTGCTAAAAGCAACCATCCCCAATGACGAAATTCGAGATGGTTGCCATGCTCACTTCAGATCATCAAGTAATCCTCAGGGAGCTCGCTTCATATACAACCTTTCTTGCTGGAGCGCTATCATCAACTGCAGTACCAACGTTCTGCGAACTGCTGTTCGGTTGCATGCTTTCAGCCGACGGCTTTGTTACACAGGCGTTGTTAACAATTGATTTTCATTGTGTGTGGAGCAGCTACCACCACTGGCTATCTCAGGGCAAGTGGCAATGGAAGAACTTGGCACGCCACTTGATCCGTCTGGTCTGCT is a window encoding:
- a CDS encoding transposase produces the protein MTKFEMVAMLTSDHQVILRELASYTTFLAGALSSTAVPTFCELLFGCMLSADGFVTQALLTIDFHCVWSSYHHWLSQGKWQWKNLARHLIRLVCSKAPENQPVVLGLDDWVIERFSDKAPACRTHHQHSKKRNRPTYIWGQCWVSLAIIFERAADEVFTAIPVISFPTPASGNTSKLKIAVAMLRVVRNEVKDRVLRLLTDCWYMNWTLIKPALEMNIEVVGQIPSNRALYALPPAPTVKKRGRPKKYGIKMTTEQVKKLPEEKATVWMYGKFRKIRYRTLICRARFLKGREVRVVWSRFENDKGLTESRIFISTNPELEGLEVLRAYSRRWPVEPMFHQLKHAFGCCHLWQQKLRTLLRWMHLKMAGYALLQLLTVCKNQACLNISRIPWRSPDTTTAGMMKIALSGIIPRFSIRKGWNRYKQKYEFNFRDLIDQLIPDNSEAA
- a CDS encoding plasmid pRiA4b ORF-3 family protein; its protein translation is MLFEAKTAEAIASFTLSDHQQVFLRDVDVFLDYLVKNPVPVSKNKNQPPVKWAEPLNRLLSSPDVLTLKRPLTASYARIMGLLLLGRSSGLASLRPDSRGNTILHVHDSIYQQWQVMTDIERYFTLLEAWINRGYATNVGERISAIDNRFLSGFMMMLGDNDLWQGRPAHDPGFYLRRGKAFNLSILKMTGLADFQFEDSNRKINYLKLTPWGQLFLTACRQGFKDSLICGNYEDDDEQINLLPAIKTIRSDVNNTLEKTAPVIAASYILSVALGSKCTRTLKVSADHLLEELAEAILEAFDFDNDHLYHFQYLTSFGADRSIGHPAMDFCDGSVTETRLHQLQPFPGMKITFVFDYGVNWEFEIVVMHGSEESTSDIQVIERKGKAPEPY
- a CDS encoding Hsp20/alpha crystallin family protein, with the protein product MSLTLWDPFVEMENLLDKYGRSSRKSLPNASEQSMEVGDWMPSADIVENPESFNVKLEIPGVDRDDVKVTVENNVLSIKGEKKYQYEDKKHHRIECSYGSFVRSFTLPNSVDGEKVEAVYNNGTLELVLPKQEKAKPRLLEIKVQ
- a CDS encoding helix-turn-helix domain containing protein, whose amino-acid sequence is MSNTFADRLATAMKLKGIETPSGLSRETGIERSYMYRLASGKIDNPHKYVERLADATGVSAHWLGTGIGDPYDPEPEPTRPRPLNAVMLTHVTVVPPEGDWYEVTARVPDVFTSEQHKPRDKKLYEYYYVPETIECFTGFTLLVVERELRPGPGLFLAQREENGKKQLCSFMISYKGLDQTSTRQPDMQTIGRVRIMDYWELDMRR